A part of Streptomyces sp. NBC_01235 genomic DNA contains:
- a CDS encoding phosphorylase family protein, with amino-acid sequence MSAQPVPAPLLIACALGIEHLALRMGDRSGADGPVTVLRTGMGPKAAERSVTRVLADPVLDGAAVLATGFCAGLAPGMHPGDLVVAEETRDPRGSVPCVGTELLVKELVRTLPGRTVHTGPLTGSDHVVRGHERGDLLATGAIAVDMESAATLLSAVRADLRPVAAVRVVVDAPEHELVRIGTVRGGISAFRVLRSVLPAFFEWHRNVLLPRR; translated from the coding sequence ATGAGCGCGCAGCCCGTCCCTGCCCCGCTGCTGATCGCGTGCGCGCTCGGCATCGAGCACCTCGCCCTGCGCATGGGCGACCGCAGCGGGGCCGACGGGCCGGTCACCGTCCTGCGGACGGGCATGGGGCCGAAGGCGGCGGAGCGCTCCGTCACCCGGGTCCTGGCCGACCCGGTGCTCGACGGGGCGGCCGTGCTCGCCACGGGCTTCTGCGCCGGGCTCGCCCCCGGTATGCACCCCGGTGACCTGGTCGTCGCCGAGGAGACCCGCGACCCGCGCGGCAGCGTCCCCTGCGTCGGCACCGAACTGCTCGTCAAGGAGCTCGTGCGCACCCTGCCCGGGCGCACCGTCCACACCGGCCCCCTCACCGGCTCCGACCACGTCGTGCGCGGTCACGAACGGGGCGACCTGCTCGCGACCGGCGCCATCGCGGTCGACATGGAGTCGGCGGCCACGCTCCTGAGCGCCGTGCGCGCGGATCTGCGCCCGGTTGCGGCCGTCCGAGTGGTCGTGGACGCTCCAGAACATGAACTCGTCCGGATCGGCACGGTGCGCGGTGGAATATCAGCTTTCCGTGTTCTCCGCTCCGTCCTGCCTGCTTTTTTCGAATGGCACCGTAATGTTCTGCTCCCCCGGAGGTGA
- the shc gene encoding squalene--hopene cyclase: protein MTATTDGSTGALPPRAAAASETDITIPVAAGVQEAAARAMRRATDFLLARQDAEGWWKGDLETNVTMDAEDLLLRQFLGIRDEATTRAAALFVRGEQREDGTWATFYGGPPDLSATIEAYVALRLAGDAPEAPHMSRASAWVREQGGIAAARVFTRIWLALFGWWKWEDLPELPPELLYFPKWFPLSIYNFGCWARQTIVPLTVVSAKRPVRPAPFPLDELHTDPARPNPPKPLAPVNSWDGLFQRLDKVVRGYRSVAVRRLRKAAMNSAARWIIERQENDGCWGGIQPPAVYSVIALHLLGYDLEHPVMRAGLESLDRYAVWREDGARMIEACQSPVWDTCLATIALADAGLPPDHPQLVKAADWMLGEQVVRPGDWSVRRPQLPPGGWAFEFHNDNYPDIDDTAEVVLALRRVRHHDPQRMDRAIARGVRWNLGMQSRNGAWGAFDADNTSPFPNRMPFCDFGEVIDPPSADVTAHVVEMLAVEGLSHDPRTRRGIQWLLAEQEPDGSWFGRWGVNYVYGTGSVVPALTAAGLPARHPAIRRAVAWLERVQNDDGGWGEDLRSYQDPTRWSARGASTASQTAWALMALLAAGEKDAKAVERGIAWLAQTQREDGSWDEPHFTGTGFPWDFSINYHLYRQVFPLTALGRYVHGEPFSTLPGAQPAASEAEGS from the coding sequence ATGACAGCGACGACCGACGGAAGCACCGGGGCCCTCCCGCCCCGCGCTGCCGCGGCCAGCGAAACCGACATCACCATCCCCGTGGCGGCCGGGGTACAAGAAGCCGCCGCACGCGCGATGCGGCGCGCCACCGACTTCCTGCTCGCGCGGCAGGACGCCGAGGGCTGGTGGAAGGGCGACCTCGAGACGAACGTCACCATGGACGCCGAGGACCTGCTGCTCCGTCAGTTCCTGGGCATCCGTGACGAGGCCACCACCCGCGCCGCCGCCCTCTTCGTCCGCGGCGAGCAGCGCGAGGACGGCACCTGGGCCACCTTCTACGGCGGGCCGCCCGACCTCTCCGCCACCATCGAGGCGTACGTCGCCCTGCGCCTGGCCGGAGACGCCCCCGAGGCACCCCACATGAGCAGGGCCTCCGCCTGGGTCCGCGAGCAGGGAGGCATCGCGGCCGCCCGGGTCTTCACCCGGATCTGGCTGGCCCTGTTCGGCTGGTGGAAGTGGGAGGACCTGCCGGAACTTCCGCCGGAGCTCCTGTACTTCCCCAAGTGGTTCCCGCTCAGCATCTACAACTTCGGCTGCTGGGCCCGGCAGACGATCGTGCCGCTGACCGTCGTGTCGGCCAAGCGACCGGTGCGCCCGGCGCCGTTCCCGCTCGACGAGCTGCACACCGACCCGGCGCGTCCCAACCCGCCCAAACCCCTTGCCCCGGTGAACAGTTGGGACGGGCTCTTCCAGCGGCTCGACAAGGTGGTGCGCGGATACCGGTCGGTCGCGGTGCGCAGGCTGCGCAAGGCGGCCATGAACTCGGCCGCCCGCTGGATCATCGAACGCCAGGAGAACGACGGCTGCTGGGGCGGGATCCAGCCGCCCGCCGTGTACTCGGTCATCGCGCTGCACCTGCTCGGCTACGACCTCGAACACCCGGTGATGCGGGCCGGGCTGGAGTCGCTCGACCGTTACGCCGTGTGGCGCGAGGACGGCGCCCGGATGATCGAGGCCTGCCAGTCGCCGGTGTGGGACACCTGTCTGGCGACCATCGCGCTCGCCGACGCGGGCCTGCCCCCGGACCATCCGCAACTGGTCAAGGCCGCCGACTGGATGCTCGGCGAGCAGGTGGTGCGCCCCGGCGACTGGTCGGTGCGCAGGCCCCAACTCCCGCCAGGAGGATGGGCGTTCGAGTTCCACAACGACAACTACCCCGACATCGACGACACCGCCGAGGTCGTTCTCGCGCTGCGCCGGGTCAGGCATCACGACCCGCAGCGGATGGACCGGGCCATCGCGCGCGGGGTGCGCTGGAACCTCGGGATGCAGTCGAGGAACGGGGCCTGGGGCGCCTTCGACGCCGACAACACCAGCCCGTTCCCCAACCGGATGCCGTTCTGCGACTTCGGCGAGGTCATCGACCCGCCGTCCGCCGACGTCACGGCGCACGTCGTCGAGATGCTGGCGGTGGAGGGCCTCTCGCACGACCCGCGCACCCGGCGCGGAATCCAGTGGCTGCTGGCCGAACAGGAGCCGGACGGTTCGTGGTTCGGGCGCTGGGGCGTCAACTACGTCTACGGCACGGGGTCGGTGGTGCCCGCCCTCACCGCGGCCGGCCTGCCCGCCCGGCATCCCGCGATCCGGCGGGCGGTGGCCTGGCTGGAGCGGGTGCAGAACGACGACGGCGGCTGGGGCGAGGACCTGCGCTCCTACCAGGACCCCACCCGGTGGAGCGCTCGGGGCGCCTCGACGGCCTCCCAGACGGCGTGGGCGCTGATGGCGCTGCTGGCCGCGGGGGAGAAGGACGCCAAGGCCGTCGAGCGGGGCATCGCGTGGCTGGCACAGACCCAGCGGGAGGACGGCTCCTGGGACGAGCCCCACTTCACCGGCACCGGCTTTCCGTGGGACTTCTCGATCAACTACCACCTGTACCGGCAGGTCTTCCCGCTGACCGCACTCGGCCGGTACGTCCACGGCGAGCCGTTCAGCACATTGCCCGGTGCCCAGCCGGCCGCTTCCGAGGCAGAGGGGAGCTGA